A portion of the Methanococcus voltae genome contains these proteins:
- the serS gene encoding serine--tRNA ligase encodes MKFELNGIITFSKDVSEETQADIIEVLNDRSIFLKGVPEGKEDEASTIMGYKFEGKELKLHMISGTYTRAHEGIVRLKKPIMEKVGRKHQIGIRDILIEKYVITVPANEECIETLKDKKLKVPECDVDYDKHGVKIIFTDMGDSELKRNIIDRAIKFVRNELEKLEKKGSDDLTFEVCKIAPCTIVSEYKTTRTSVFEQEPTELAEAKGWVRRFVGRGQWFYTAPIAKLFRAFESLIVEECIEKVGFDECLFPKLIPLDVMYKMRYLEGLPEGMYYVCPPKRDPEMFEEFVNEMMIKKEIPVETLKGLLRDPGYVLAPAQCEPFYSFFDHELVDIEKPFKFFDKSGWTYRWEGGGAKGLDRVNEFLRGECVWMGSPEFVEKTRDDTLLYAEKLAEKLDLEYWTEVGDDPFYLEGRKSEDRGIEFPDVPKYEMRLWMPHIKDERKGVAVTSANIHGTHFIEGFGIKDYKGRKVWTGCTGYGLTRWVMGFLSQYGLEFEDWPELIQKKIGKMPEAPSTTTWPVKN; translated from the coding sequence ATGAAATTTGAATTAAACGGGATAATTACATTCAGCAAGGATGTATCAGAAGAAACACAAGCAGACATTATCGAAGTATTGAACGATAGAAGCATATTTTTGAAAGGAGTGCCTGAAGGTAAAGAAGACGAAGCTTCTACAATCATGGGTTACAAATTTGAAGGCAAAGAACTCAAATTACACATGATTTCTGGAACTTACACCAGAGCACACGAAGGTATTGTCAGATTGAAAAAACCGATAATGGAAAAAGTTGGTAGAAAACACCAAATCGGAATCAGAGACATTTTAATTGAAAAATACGTTATCACAGTACCTGCTAACGAAGAATGTATTGAAACTTTAAAGGATAAAAAGTTAAAAGTACCGGAATGTGACGTTGATTACGATAAACACGGCGTAAAAATCATATTCACAGATATGGGAGATAGCGAATTAAAAAGAAATATAATCGATAGAGCTATCAAATTTGTAAGAAACGAATTGGAAAAATTAGAGAAAAAAGGTTCTGACGACTTAACCTTTGAAGTTTGTAAAATTGCACCTTGTACAATCGTTTCAGAATACAAAACTACAAGAACAAGTGTATTTGAGCAAGAACCAACAGAACTTGCAGAAGCTAAAGGATGGGTTAGAAGATTTGTTGGTAGAGGACAATGGTTCTATACAGCACCTATAGCAAAATTATTCAGAGCATTTGAAAGCTTAATCGTTGAAGAATGTATTGAAAAAGTTGGCTTTGACGAATGTTTATTCCCTAAATTAATTCCTTTAGACGTTATGTACAAAATGAGATACTTAGAAGGTTTACCTGAAGGTATGTACTACGTATGTCCTCCAAAAAGAGACCCTGAAATGTTTGAGGAATTTGTTAATGAAATGATGATTAAAAAAGAAATTCCTGTGGAAACTTTAAAAGGATTATTAAGAGACCCAGGATATGTTCTTGCACCTGCTCAATGTGAGCCATTCTACAGCTTCTTTGACCACGAATTAGTAGACATTGAAAAACCGTTCAAATTCTTTGATAAAAGCGGTTGGACCTACAGATGGGAAGGCGGAGGAGCTAAAGGTCTCGATAGAGTAAACGAATTCTTAAGAGGCGAATGTGTATGGATGGGTAGTCCAGAGTTTGTTGAAAAAACTAGAGACGATACATTACTATACGCTGAAAAATTAGCTGAAAAATTAGATTTAGAATACTGGACTGAAGTGGGAGACGACCCATTCTACTTAGAAGGTAGAAAGTCAGAAGATAGAGGAATAGAATTCCCTGACGTTCCTAAATACGAAATGAGACTTTGGATGCCACATATCAAAGACGAAAGAAAAGGTGTAGCTGTAACTTCTGCAAACATACACGGTACACACTTTATTGAAGGATTTGGTATTAAAGACTACAAAGGTAGAAAAGTATGGACTGGTTGTACAGGTTACGGATTAACCAGATGGGTAATGGGTTTCTTGTCCCAGTACGGTCTTGAATTCGAAGACTGGCCTGAATTAATCCAGAAAAAAATCGGTAAAATGCCAGAAGCTCCAAGTACTACCACTTGGCCAGTGAAAAATTAA